In a single window of the bacterium genome:
- a CDS encoding O-methyltransferase, whose product MKDRADAILRTDQAAYLERLLPPRDELLQEMESYAAAEDIPISDPEVGLVLQMLVRATGAARVLEVGAAIGYGTIWMARGGDTVHVTGLERDPARIAIAKGFLERAEVEHRVQLLPGEALDVMRGLQPPFDLIYLDSDKRDYPRLLDFSLQLARVGGLVVIDNLLWKGQVAEPPEDVDEEDEEAEILRTFNGYFSMHPQLDSLVLPVGDGLGLAVKTKPLITDLGGPY is encoded by the coding sequence ATGAAAGACCGCGCGGACGCCATCCTTCGAACCGACCAGGCCGCGTACCTGGAGCGCCTACTGCCGCCACGAGACGAGCTGCTGCAGGAGATGGAATCCTACGCGGCGGCCGAGGACATACCGATCTCCGACCCGGAAGTCGGCCTGGTGCTTCAGATGCTGGTGCGGGCTACCGGGGCGGCGCGCGTTCTGGAAGTTGGCGCGGCCATCGGCTACGGGACGATTTGGATGGCGCGCGGCGGCGACACCGTGCACGTGACCGGGCTCGAGAGAGATCCGGCCCGCATCGCAATCGCCAAGGGCTTCCTGGAGCGGGCCGAGGTCGAGCACCGGGTTCAGTTGCTGCCGGGAGAGGCGCTCGACGTAATGCGGGGACTTCAACCTCCGTTCGATCTGATCTACCTTGATTCCGACAAGCGCGACTATCCTCGCCTCCTGGATTTCAGCCTGCAGCTCGCGCGCGTCGGGGGCCTGGTGGTCATCGACAACCTCCTCTGGAAAGGACAGGTGGCCGAGCCTCCGGAAGACGTGGACGAAGAGGACGAAGAGGCCGAGATCCTGCGTACGTTCAACGGCTACTTCTCGATGCATCCTCAACTCGATTCTCTGGTGCTGCCCGTGGGAGATGGCCTGGGACTGGCGGTCAAGACAAAGCCTCTGATCACCGACCTCGGCGGTCCTTACTAG
- a CDS encoding CAP domain-containing protein — translation MKTRQARPAQAIALPTEIPASLWFAPPFLLILLLALAFLVACGGGGNSPTDPQVLSVAVVEDQSFQLINSARGEEGVPQVTFDDQLSRIAREHSEAMRDRGFFSHTDPDGNGLRKRLKAHGVSFSAAGENLALVSDSSNPAGRAHQQLMASPEHRGVMLAERFRRAGVGVAQTGSNFWITHIYLKP, via the coding sequence ATGAAGACCAGACAGGCGAGACCAGCCCAAGCGATTGCGCTGCCTACCGAGATCCCGGCCTCCTTGTGGTTTGCGCCGCCGTTTCTTCTGATCTTGCTTCTGGCTCTGGCGTTCCTGGTCGCGTGCGGTGGTGGAGGCAACAGCCCGACCGATCCCCAAGTTCTCAGCGTGGCGGTAGTCGAAGACCAGAGCTTCCAGCTCATCAACAGCGCCCGGGGCGAAGAGGGTGTTCCGCAGGTGACGTTCGACGATCAGCTCAGCCGGATTGCGCGCGAGCATAGTGAGGCAATGCGCGACCGAGGCTTTTTCTCACACACCGATCCGGACGGCAACGGCCTGCGCAAACGCCTCAAGGCTCATGGGGTGTCTTTCTCAGCGGCCGGAGAAAACCTCGCCCTGGTCAGCGATTCCAGCAATCCGGCCGGTCGTGCGCACCAGCAGCTGATGGCGAGTCCCGAGCACCGAGGCGTGATGCTCGCGGAGCGCTTTCGCAGGGCCGGCGTCGGCGTCGCGCAGACCGGCAGCAATTTCTGGATTACCCACATCTACCTCAAGCCGTAG